One genomic window of Hydra vulgaris chromosome 03, alternate assembly HydraT2T_AEP includes the following:
- the LOC136078516 gene encoding uncharacterized protein LOC136078516 yields MNFLKYIRNYNDCLSFVSFTANVVQPMNHELPCFRICGQAFHCIGNLQPDQDIPPTYCQPYIYNLLAAVNFRMQQHGNDLCLCDLMFHLQTIVSEENPFALAFKSMAKVEDEEYRLAAIEGCLVSVVKMSLLKGQDRRCYNLPLHNEVAVVFVG; encoded by the coding sequence atgaattttctaaaatatattagaaattaTAATGACTGtctttcttttgtttcatttaCAGCTAATGTGGTTCAACCAATGAATCATGAGCTGCCATGTTTTAGAATATGTGGTCAAGCTTTTCATTGTATAGGCAACCTTCAgccagatcaagatattccTCCAACATATTGTCAACCGTATATCTATAACCTCCTTGCAGCAGTAAACTTTAGAATGCAACAACATGGCAATGATCTTTGCTTATgtgatttaatgtttcattTGCAAACTATAGTAAGTGAAGAAaacccatttgctcttgcatttaaaagcATGGCTAAAGTAGAAGATGAAGAATATCGTCTAGCAGCTATAGAGGGTTGTTTagtttcagttgtaaaaatgtctttacttaAAGGGCAAGATAGACGTTGCTATAACCTCCCTTTGCATAatgaagttgcagttgtatttgTTGGTTAA